One genomic window of Clostridium taeniosporum includes the following:
- a CDS encoding EAL domain-containing protein yields the protein MSKLKDKITFLLNPILNKFLIKLFYNSNLCGLALINFNNSFDIYYANPEFFKILTLKKDKLNKDYKNDILSIIHQDDIHLFNDIFLTKHNVGDNIKIEFRVNFNDDKFNWLLLIGRCICNKNNNCQFICILNDITENKNIQQKLELENLKLKVQLDPLTKLYNKTASKILIEDSIKLNSSNSYALMIIDIDNFKCINDNLGHMFGDEILLKVSKTLKSCFNNCDIIGRIGGDEFIVFHKNFNTIENLSNKAYEICNSMKKINIDLNHNISCSIGISVFPNDGDNYYELFEKSDHALYLAKRYGKDCFELYDKNKMDIFKESDIFNFHSKNNLYNRYNNTFRNKLLSYSFDILSESDNIDEDIVLILSKIGEYFNLSRISILLYSNENHNFIITHEWCNCKTECYEDEFKNLFFNDWIYYFSKFNDDGVFICNDYYSLNLPEKNKTLYNKLNVKSFLQCLIKNNGQIEGSINYYNCCEKHFWTTNEMKLFTSITKVITSYLLKIRATKYLEKEKLFFQSITNSQNLYTYVLKDNSHELLYMSPNLKNIFSNAKCGEICYKTFFNSHIPCMHCPLSKLNKNTPNNTVEFFHPILETWISLTASKIKLPNNTNAKLIYFSDITNFLDRIISKDSLTGLITLPKFEVMASELLNKTNNKYALIYSDFDKFKYINETAGYSVGNKVLFKFSYIISKSIYKDELVCRPSADNFLSLIKYKDIDSLKSRLIEFNDQIIKLQKEEFNHLKISIISGIYLVNNVNDTLISMIDKANVARKTIKGSHKSQFAFYDSKLHIKSTKEKKIENRMMDALENKEFTIYLQPKINLSNKKLVGAEALVRWIAPNNTVFYPADFIPLFEKNGFITELDFYVYEEVFKMLKNWIDNKLKIIPISINISRAHINSDNFISRLTSLIKKYDIPMNLIELELTETIFLDNIKQVLQVVRELKNLGFTFSIDDFGAGYSSLNILKELPIDVLKLDKSFFPKNTISNKDKIIVTNIVKMAKELKINVLCEGVETQEQVNFLNEIKCDMVQGYFFSKPIPINKFKEEFILNM from the coding sequence ATGAGTAAACTTAAAGATAAAATAACTTTTTTATTAAACCCAATATTAAATAAGTTTTTAATAAAATTGTTTTATAATTCTAATCTTTGTGGATTAGCATTAATTAATTTTAATAATTCTTTTGATATATATTATGCTAACCCTGAATTTTTCAAGATTCTAACACTAAAAAAAGATAAACTTAATAAAGATTACAAAAATGACATTCTTTCTATTATTCACCAAGATGATATTCATTTATTCAATGATATTTTCTTAACTAAACATAATGTTGGAGATAATATTAAAATTGAATTTAGAGTTAATTTTAATGATGATAAATTTAATTGGTTACTTTTAATTGGACGTTGTATATGTAATAAAAATAATAATTGTCAATTTATATGTATTCTTAATGACATAACAGAAAACAAAAATATTCAACAAAAATTAGAACTAGAAAATTTAAAATTAAAAGTACAATTAGATCCATTAACTAAATTATATAATAAAACTGCTAGCAAAATTCTAATTGAGGATTCAATTAAACTTAATTCTTCTAATTCCTATGCTCTTATGATAATTGATATTGATAATTTTAAGTGTATAAATGATAATCTAGGTCATATGTTTGGTGATGAAATTCTTTTAAAAGTATCTAAAACTTTAAAATCTTGCTTTAATAATTGTGATATTATAGGACGCATAGGTGGAGATGAATTTATAGTATTCCATAAAAATTTTAACACTATTGAAAATCTATCTAACAAAGCATATGAAATATGCAATTCCATGAAAAAAATAAATATAGATTTAAATCATAATATTTCTTGTAGCATAGGTATATCAGTTTTTCCAAATGACGGTGATAACTATTATGAACTTTTTGAAAAGTCCGATCATGCCCTTTACTTAGCTAAAAGATACGGCAAAGATTGTTTTGAACTTTATGATAAGAATAAAATGGACATTTTTAAAGAAAGTGATATTTTTAATTTCCACTCAAAAAATAATTTATATAATAGATATAATAATACTTTTAGAAATAAATTACTCTCTTATTCTTTTGATATATTATCAGAAAGTGATAATATAGATGAAGATATAGTATTAATTCTTTCAAAAATAGGTGAATATTTTAATTTAAGCAGAATAAGCATACTTCTATATTCAAATGAAAATCATAATTTTATAATTACACATGAATGGTGTAATTGTAAAACAGAATGCTATGAAGATGAATTTAAAAATCTATTTTTCAATGATTGGATTTATTATTTTTCTAAGTTTAATGATGATGGAGTATTTATTTGTAATGATTATTATAGCCTTAACTTACCTGAAAAAAATAAAACTCTATATAATAAGCTTAATGTAAAATCTTTTTTACAATGTCTAATAAAAAACAATGGACAAATTGAAGGTTCTATTAATTATTATAATTGCTGTGAAAAACATTTTTGGACAACAAATGAAATGAAATTATTTACTTCAATAACTAAAGTAATAACTTCCTATTTATTAAAAATACGTGCTACTAAATATCTGGAAAAAGAAAAACTTTTTTTCCAATCAATAACAAACTCCCAAAATCTATATACCTATGTTTTAAAAGACAATAGTCATGAATTATTATATATGAGTCCAAACCTAAAAAATATATTTTCAAATGCAAAATGTGGTGAAATTTGTTACAAAACTTTTTTTAACAGCCATATTCCGTGTATGCATTGTCCATTATCTAAATTAAATAAAAATACACCTAATAATACAGTTGAATTTTTCCATCCTATCCTAGAAACTTGGATTAGTTTAACGGCTTCAAAAATAAAATTACCAAATAATACTAACGCAAAATTAATTTATTTTTCAGATATAACAAATTTCTTAGATAGAATCATCTCTAAAGATTCTTTAACAGGTTTAATTACATTGCCTAAATTTGAAGTTATGGCAAGTGAATTATTAAATAAAACTAATAATAAATATGCCTTAATCTATTCTGATTTTGATAAATTTAAATATATAAATGAAACTGCTGGATATTCTGTTGGAAATAAAGTTTTATTTAAATTTTCTTATATCATTTCTAAATCCATCTATAAAGATGAATTAGTATGTAGACCTTCTGCTGATAATTTTTTAAGTTTAATAAAATATAAAGATATTGATAGTTTAAAAAGTAGACTCATAGAATTTAATGATCAGATCATAAAGCTTCAAAAAGAAGAATTCAACCACTTAAAGATTTCTATAATTAGTGGAATTTATTTGGTAAACAACGTAAATGATACCTTAATTTCAATGATTGATAAAGCAAATGTAGCTAGAAAAACTATTAAAGGTTCACATAAAAGCCAATTTGCTTTTTATGATTCTAAACTTCATATAAAATCTACCAAAGAAAAAAAGATAGAAAATCGAATGATGGATGCATTAGAAAACAAAGAATTCACTATTTATTTACAGCCTAAAATAAATCTATCTAATAAAAAATTAGTTGGTGCTGAAGCTCTTGTCCGCTGGATTGCCCCTAATAATACAGTATTCTACCCTGCAGATTTTATTCCATTATTTGAAAAAAACGGCTTTATAACTGAATTAGATTTTTATGTATATGAAGAAGTTTTTAAAATGTTAAAAAATTGGATAGATAATAAATTAAAGATTATTCCTATATCTATAAATATTTCAAGAGCTCATATAAATAGTGATAATTTCATATCAAGACTAACCTCTTTAATAAAAAAATATGATATTCCAATGAACTTAATAGAATTAGAGCTTACAGAAACTATTTTTCTCGATAATATAAAACAAGTTTTACAAGTCGTAAGAGAATTAAAAAATCTTGGTTTTACTTTTTCAATAGATGATTTTGGAGCTGGATATTCTTCATTGAATATTTTAAAAGAATTACCTATAGATGTATTAAAACTGGATAAAAGTTTTTTCCCTAAAAATACTATAAGTAACAAAGATAAAATAATAGTAACTAATATTGTGAAAATGGCAAAAGAACTCAAAATAAATGTCTTATGTGAAGGAGTAGAAACACAAGAGCAAGTAAACTTTTTAAATGAAATTAAGTGTGATATGGTTCAAGGATACTTCTTTTCAAAACCTATTCCTATAAATAAATTTAAAGAAGAATTCATTCTAAATATGTAA
- a CDS encoding tRNA 2-thiocytidine biosynthesis TtcA family protein: MQKLLSKMRQAINDFDMIQDGDKIAVGLSGGKDSLTLLHLLNTYKKFSPQKFDLIAITLNPGDVDNSPLHTLCKDLNMPFYEIQTDIKKIVFDLRKEKNPCSLCANLRRGALNDNAEKLGCNKVALGHHKDDALETLMLSMCYEGRINCFSPKTVMHKNTITLIRPMIYIEEQKIKTVVKKYNFPVIKNPCPADGKTKRQDIKELISDLNSKIPCFKKNLFGCLNNSDQLFIWDKEMIK, from the coding sequence ATGCAAAAACTTCTTAGTAAAATGCGACAAGCAATAAATGATTTTGATATGATACAAGATGGTGATAAAATAGCAGTTGGACTTTCTGGTGGAAAAGATAGCCTAACTCTACTACATCTTTTAAACACATATAAAAAATTTTCGCCACAAAAATTTGATCTTATAGCAATTACTTTAAATCCTGGAGATGTAGATAACTCACCACTACATACTTTATGTAAAGACTTGAATATGCCTTTTTATGAAATACAAACTGATATAAAAAAAATTGTATTTGATTTAAGAAAAGAAAAAAATCCTTGTTCTTTATGTGCAAACCTTAGACGTGGTGCATTAAATGATAATGCTGAAAAATTAGGTTGTAATAAAGTAGCACTTGGACATCATAAAGATGATGCTCTAGAAACACTTATGTTGTCAATGTGTTATGAAGGAAGAATTAATTGTTTTTCACCAAAAACAGTTATGCACAAAAATACAATAACCTTAATAAGACCTATGATTTACATAGAAGAACAAAAAATTAAAACAGTTGTTAAAAAATATAATTTCCCTGTTATAAAAAACCCTTGTCCTGCTGATGGTAAGACTAAAAGACAAGATATTAAAGAATTAATTAGTGATCTAAATAGTAAAATACCTTGTTTTAAGAAAAACCTTTTTGGTTGTTTAAACAATTCTGATCAACTTTTTATTTGGGATAAAGAAATGATTAAGTAA
- the sfsA gene encoding DNA/RNA nuclease SfsA, with protein sequence MIFDKNTRIVEFIKRPNRFQGYVVVDGKEELVHVPNTGRCKEILIPGCKALIREENGAHRKTRFSLIGAYKDDTLVNIDSQIPNKVVEEALINKKIKGLENYTKIYREKTFGNSRFDFKLEDSLNNQYYLEVKGVTLEENGFCRFPDAPTERGTKHLLELIEVKNNNIGAGVIFLIQLEGVKSFSPNDDTDPKFANALKKAKSKGVDIFVYECTVSETHIELSKPVELKL encoded by the coding sequence ATGATTTTTGATAAAAACACACGAATAGTTGAATTTATAAAGCGTCCTAACAGATTTCAGGGATATGTTGTTGTTGATGGGAAAGAAGAATTAGTACATGTACCAAACACCGGAAGATGTAAAGAAATATTAATTCCTGGTTGCAAAGCATTAATAAGAGAAGAAAATGGTGCACATCGAAAAACTAGATTTAGCTTAATTGGGGCTTACAAAGATGATACCTTAGTAAATATTGATTCACAAATACCAAATAAAGTTGTTGAAGAAGCTCTTATTAATAAGAAAATTAAAGGTTTAGAAAATTATACAAAAATCTATAGAGAAAAAACTTTTGGAAACAGTAGATTTGATTTTAAATTAGAAGATTCTTTAAATAATCAGTATTACTTAGAAGTAAAAGGAGTTACATTAGAGGAAAATGGATTTTGCAGATTTCCTGATGCTCCTACTGAAAGAGGTACAAAACATTTACTTGAGTTAATAGAAGTAAAAAATAATAATATTGGCGCTGGTGTTATTTTTTTAATACAGTTAGAGGGAGTAAAAAGTTTTTCTCCTAATGATGATACTGATCCTAAGTTTGCCAATGCCCTTAAAAAAGCTAAATCTAAAGGTGTAGATATTTTTGTATATGAATGTACAGTTAGTGAAACTCATATAGAATTATCAAAACCTGTTGAGCTAAAATTATAA
- a CDS encoding arsenate reductase ArsC, protein MKIKVAFICVHNSCRSQMAEALGKLYCGDIFESYSAGTEVSPKINQDAVKIIKELYNIDMNKTQKSKLLNDIPKVDIVIKMGCNVVCPYLPAKHTEDWGLEDPTGKSYKEFIKTAKLIQEKVLDLKKRVLSNDI, encoded by the coding sequence ATGAAAATAAAAGTTGCTTTTATATGTGTACATAATTCGTGTAGATCACAAATGGCAGAGGCTTTAGGAAAACTTTATTGTGGCGATATATTTGAGAGCTATTCAGCAGGAACAGAAGTTAGCCCTAAAATAAATCAAGATGCGGTAAAAATAATTAAAGAATTATATAATATAGACATGAATAAAACCCAAAAGTCAAAATTATTAAATGATATACCTAAAGTAGACATAGTAATAAAGATGGGTTGTAATGTAGTGTGTCCATATCTTCCAGCTAAACATACAGAAGATTGGGGATTAGAAGATCCTACAGGAAAATCTTATAAAGAATTTATAAAAACAGCTAAACTAATTCAAGAAAAAGTGCTTGATTTAAAAAAGAGAGTTCTTAGTAATGATATATAG
- a CDS encoding ArsR/SmtB family transcription factor, with translation MDTVYERNSKIFKALSDPNRIKILDLLSCGEKCACNILESFKFTQPTLSHHMKVLIECGLVECRKEGIWNHYKLNITNCNKLVLFLMNIVTETDNCICKDLLKSKDSK, from the coding sequence ATGGATACAGTATATGAAAGAAATTCTAAAATATTTAAAGCATTAAGTGATCCAAATAGAATAAAAATATTAGATCTTCTTTCTTGTGGAGAAAAATGTGCTTGCAATATATTAGAAAGTTTTAAATTTACACAACCAACATTATCACATCATATGAAAGTTTTAATAGAATGTGGACTAGTAGAGTGTAGAAAAGAAGGAATTTGGAATCATTATAAATTAAATATTACTAATTGTAATAAACTTGTTTTATTTTTAATGAATATAGTTACAGAAACAGATAATTGTATTTGCAAAGATTTATTGAAATCTAAAGATAGTAAGTAA
- a CDS encoding GNAT family N-acetyltransferase: protein MLKIAYLADYKENSKTIINWLWSEFGNETNHDFYEIIIKHSFKKNTLPLTFIALLDNELVGTISLWRTDLISRQDLYPWLSALYVKEEYRNQNIGKKLQNFVLNYCKNNGFSNLFLYTTLDNYYEKTGWKYFEDGIRYSGQHIKIYKKEL from the coding sequence TTGCTTAAAATAGCATATTTAGCAGATTATAAAGAAAATTCAAAAACAATAATAAATTGGCTTTGGAGTGAATTTGGTAACGAAACTAATCATGATTTTTATGAAATTATTATAAAACATAGTTTTAAAAAAAATACCCTTCCATTAACTTTTATAGCACTTCTAGACAATGAGTTAGTTGGTACTATTAGTTTGTGGAGAACAGATTTAATAAGTAGACAAGATTTATATCCATGGTTATCAGCATTATACGTTAAAGAAGAATATAGAAATCAAAATATAGGAAAAAAACTTCAGAATTTCGTATTAAATTATTGCAAAAATAATGGTTTTTCTAATTTATTTTTATATACAACTCTTGATAATTATTATGAAAAAACCGGTTGGAAATATTTTGAAGATGGCATCAGATATTCAGGTCAACATATTAAAATATATAAAAAAGAGTTATAA
- a CDS encoding zinc-ribbon domain-containing protein, with amino-acid sequence MEDKIIVCKDCGQEFTFTVGEQEFYKEKGFENDPVRCGACRRAKKERNNR; translated from the coding sequence ATGGAAGATAAAATAATCGTATGTAAAGACTGTGGTCAAGAATTCACTTTTACAGTAGGAGAACAAGAATTCTACAAAGAAAAAGGATTTGAAAATGATCCAGTAAGATGTGGAGCTTGTAGAAGAGCTAAAAAAGAAAGAAATAACAGATAA
- a CDS encoding PTS fructose transporter subunit IIABC codes for MRIVDLLKKQGIELNFTPSSKEECIKELVNLMDKTGNLNNKEEYKKAIIAREAQSTTGIGDGIAIPHGKTSAVKRASLAAAVCKNGVDYDSLDGQPAKLFFMIAVPDNSDNLHLEVLARLSTILMDEEFRNSLVNCTDKDKFLKLIDEKESEKFPEEAEEPKKTSNDGYRVLAVTACPTGIAHTYMAAESLENKGKDLGVAIKVETNGSGGAKNVLTQKEIEEAECIIVAADKNVEMSRFDGKRVIKTKVADGIHKAEELINEAISGNAPIYHHSGGNVSEKENIENESIGRQIYKHLMNGVSHMLPFVIGGGILIALAFLFDDYSIDPSNFGMNTPIAAFFKTVGGTAFDFMLPVLAGFIAMSIGDRPALAVGFVGGALANKGGSGFLGALLAGFIAGYLVVLLKKLFDKLPDSLEGLKPVLLYPFFGILLIGGIIIFAVNPPVGALNTMITDGLNSMGGTSKVLLGIVLGGMMSVDMGGPVNKAAYVFGTASLASGNFEIMAAVMAGGMVPPLAIALCTTFFKNKFTARERQSGITNYIMGLSFITEGAIPFAAADPLRVIPACIVGSAVAGGLSMFFNCALRAPHGGVFVIPVISNPLGYIAAIVAGAVVGMIILAILKKSIKVNK; via the coding sequence ATGAGAATAGTTGACTTATTAAAAAAACAAGGTATTGAATTAAACTTTACTCCTTCTTCAAAAGAAGAATGTATTAAAGAGTTAGTAAATTTAATGGACAAAACAGGAAATTTAAATAATAAAGAGGAGTATAAAAAGGCTATTATAGCAAGAGAAGCACAAAGCACAACAGGTATTGGTGATGGTATTGCTATACCTCATGGAAAAACTAGTGCTGTAAAAAGAGCTTCATTAGCAGCTGCTGTATGTAAAAATGGGGTGGATTATGATTCATTAGATGGTCAACCAGCAAAATTATTTTTTATGATTGCAGTTCCTGATAATAGTGATAATTTACATTTAGAAGTTTTAGCTAGACTATCTACTATATTAATGGATGAAGAATTTAGAAATAGTTTAGTTAATTGTACAGATAAAGATAAATTTTTAAAACTTATAGATGAAAAAGAAAGCGAAAAATTTCCAGAAGAAGCTGAAGAACCTAAAAAAACATCTAATGATGGATATAGAGTTTTAGCTGTTACAGCATGTCCAACAGGAATAGCACATACATATATGGCAGCAGAAAGCCTTGAAAATAAAGGAAAAGATCTAGGCGTTGCAATAAAGGTTGAAACAAATGGTTCAGGAGGAGCTAAAAATGTTTTAACTCAAAAAGAAATTGAAGAAGCAGAATGTATCATTGTTGCAGCAGATAAAAATGTTGAAATGAGCAGATTTGATGGCAAAAGAGTTATAAAAACTAAGGTTGCTGATGGAATACACAAAGCAGAAGAATTAATAAATGAAGCTATAAGTGGAAATGCTCCTATATATCATCATAGTGGTGGTAATGTTTCGGAAAAAGAAAATATAGAAAATGAAAGTATTGGCCGTCAAATATATAAACATCTTATGAATGGAGTATCACATATGTTACCATTTGTAATAGGTGGAGGAATATTAATAGCATTAGCATTCCTTTTTGATGATTACAGTATTGATCCAAGTAATTTTGGTATGAATACACCGATTGCTGCATTCTTTAAAACAGTAGGTGGAACAGCATTTGACTTTATGCTTCCAGTACTTGCAGGATTTATTGCAATGAGTATTGGAGATAGACCAGCTTTAGCAGTAGGATTTGTTGGAGGAGCTTTAGCTAATAAAGGTGGATCAGGATTCTTAGGAGCATTACTTGCTGGATTTATTGCTGGTTATTTAGTTGTTTTATTAAAAAAATTATTTGATAAATTACCTGACAGTTTAGAGGGGTTAAAACCAGTGTTGTTATATCCATTTTTTGGAATATTATTAATTGGAGGAATTATAATATTTGCTGTTAATCCTCCAGTTGGAGCTTTAAATACTATGATTACAGATGGACTTAACTCAATGGGTGGAACAAGTAAAGTTCTTTTAGGAATAGTATTAGGTGGAATGATGTCAGTTGATATGGGTGGTCCTGTAAATAAAGCAGCTTATGTATTTGGTACAGCATCACTTGCAAGTGGAAACTTTGAGATAATGGCAGCTGTTATGGCTGGTGGTATGGTTCCACCACTTGCAATAGCTCTATGTACAACATTCTTTAAAAATAAATTTACAGCAAGAGAAAGACAATCAGGTATCACAAACTATATAATGGGATTATCTTTCATTACAGAAGGTGCAATACCATTTGCAGCAGCAGATCCATTAAGAGTAATACCGGCATGTATAGTTGGTTCAGCAGTAGCTGGTGGATTATCAATGTTCTTTAACTGTGCTTTAAGGGCACCACACGGTGGGGTATTTGTTATACCAGTTATAAGTAATCCTCTTGGATATATTGCAGCAATAGTAGCAGGAGCAGTAGTTGGTATGATAATACTTGCTATATTAAAAAAATCAATAAAAGTTAATAAATAA
- the pfkB gene encoding 1-phosphofructokinase has product MINTITLNPSLDYIVKVDNFKVDSLNRSDNEQVYAGGKGINVSIVLNNLGVENTALGYIAGFTGNEIETQVKAHGVDCDFIKLKNGISRINVKLKSDGETEINGSGPEITNDDLKKLYGKLSNLKEDDYLILSGSIPNSVPDDIYENIMKNLLDKNVEFIVDATKDLLLKVLKYKPFLIKPNHHELAEMFNVELKNDEDIITYGKKLQEMGAKNVLISMAGDGAILLPENGEPVKREVPKGILKNSVGAGDSMVAGFLAGYSKNKDIYEAFKMGIATGSASAFSDKLATKQEVEKLLSKM; this is encoded by the coding sequence ATGATTAACACAATAACACTTAATCCTTCATTGGATTATATAGTAAAAGTTGATAATTTTAAAGTAGATTCATTAAATAGAAGTGATAATGAACAGGTTTATGCCGGAGGAAAAGGAATAAATGTTTCTATAGTTTTAAATAATTTAGGCGTAGAAAATACAGCATTAGGATATATTGCTGGATTTACAGGAAATGAAATAGAAACACAAGTTAAAGCTCATGGTGTTGATTGTGATTTTATAAAATTAAAAAATGGAATATCAAGAATAAATGTAAAATTAAAAAGTGATGGAGAAACAGAAATAAACGGTTCTGGTCCTGAAATAACAAATGATGATTTAAAGAAGTTGTATGGAAAACTTTCTAATTTGAAAGAAGATGATTACTTAATATTATCAGGTAGTATACCTAATAGTGTGCCAGATGATATTTATGAAAATATAATGAAAAATTTACTAGATAAAAACGTAGAATTTATAGTTGATGCAACTAAAGATCTATTATTAAAGGTGTTAAAGTATAAACCATTTTTAATAAAGCCTAATCATCATGAATTAGCAGAAATGTTTAATGTGGAATTAAAAAATGATGAGGATATAATAACTTATGGTAAAAAACTTCAAGAAATGGGAGCTAAAAATGTACTTATTTCTATGGCCGGTGATGGTGCTATATTATTACCTGAAAATGGTGAACCAGTAAAGAGAGAGGTACCAAAAGGAATACTAAAAAATTCGGTAGGTGCTGGAGATTCTATGGTAGCAGGATTTTTAGCTGGATATAGTAAAAATAAAGATATATATGAAGCATTTAAGATGGGAATTGCAACGGGTAGTGCTAGTGCATTTTCTGATAAATTGGCCACAAAACAAGAAGTAGAAAAATTATTATCTAAAATGTAA
- a CDS encoding DeoR/GlpR family DNA-binding transcription regulator, with product MFTEERYNIILQELKAKGIISVVELVKLLDASESTVRRDLNNLHNEGLLKKIHGGATLITTETAKHDYKVNVRKSLNTDKKIEIAKYAASLIEDGELIYLDAGTTTEALIQFIEAKDIIVVTNAIVHAKKLLEKNIRTLILGGELKTVTEAIVGPISIEHLKKYNFTKGFFGTNGVTNENGYTTPDINEAMVKSEAIKRCNKAFVLCDESKLNEVSFITFAAIKDAEVITNRIKNTERVYDTNIIEVKKE from the coding sequence ATGTTTACAGAAGAGAGATACAATATAATCCTTCAAGAATTAAAAGCTAAGGGAATAATTTCAGTTGTGGAACTGGTTAAATTATTAGATGCTTCTGAATCTACAGTTAGAAGAGATTTAAATAATCTTCATAATGAGGGATTACTTAAAAAAATTCATGGAGGAGCTACTCTAATAACAACGGAGACAGCAAAGCATGATTATAAGGTAAATGTAAGAAAATCACTAAATACAGATAAAAAAATTGAAATAGCAAAATATGCAGCAAGTTTAATAGAAGATGGAGAACTAATTTATTTAGATGCTGGAACAACAACTGAAGCGTTAATACAATTTATAGAAGCAAAAGATATTATAGTTGTTACAAATGCTATAGTTCATGCTAAGAAATTATTAGAAAAAAACATAAGAACATTAATATTAGGTGGGGAATTAAAAACAGTTACAGAAGCAATTGTTGGTCCCATAAGTATTGAACATTTAAAAAAGTATAATTTTACAAAAGGTTTCTTTGGAACAAATGGTGTGACAAATGAAAATGGGTATACAACTCCAGATATAAATGAGGCTATGGTAAAATCAGAAGCTATAAAAAGATGCAATAAAGCATTTGTTCTATGTGATGAATCTAAATTAAATGAAGTTAGCTTTATAACATTTGCAGCAATAAAAGATGCAGAAGTAATTACAAATAGAATAAAAAATACAGAGAGAGTATATGATACTAATATAATAGAGGTGAAGAAAGAATGA
- a CDS encoding PHP domain-containing protein: protein MYKKGDFHIHSTSSDGGCTPKQVVNFAKKRGVDIIALTDHNNTGGIDEAVLEGENIGVKVIPGVELSTKYENGRRVHILGYFKDDSYKDELLIKILKDVKNHKIGNIKKILGKYIGFDKSDKLSVDSGIKLLKFFGATVVLAHPVLINRTDFKKIIELDFDGLEAKYFSNTEKDTEYFLEVAKRKHLLYTAGSDFHNYKEFYRAHGLIGDVYLDENEIYNFLINGKLNRYI, encoded by the coding sequence ATGTATAAAAAGGGAGATTTTCATATTCATTCAACATCTTCAGATGGTGGTTGTACCCCTAAACAAGTTGTTAATTTTGCTAAAAAAAGAGGCGTTGATATAATTGCATTAACAGATCATAATAATACAGGTGGTATAGATGAAGCTGTATTAGAGGGAGAAAATATTGGAGTTAAAGTGATTCCTGGAGTAGAACTTTCAACTAAATATGAAAATGGAAGAAGAGTTCATATATTAGGATATTTTAAGGATGATAGTTATAAAGATGAGCTTCTTATTAAAATTTTAAAAGATGTTAAGAATCATAAAATAGGGAATATAAAAAAAATCTTAGGAAAATATATAGGATTTGATAAATCAGATAAATTATCGGTAGATTCAGGTATAAAACTATTAAAGTTTTTTGGAGCAACTGTTGTGCTTGCACATCCAGTACTTATAAATAGAACTGATTTTAAAAAAATCATAGAATTAGATTTTGACGGATTAGAAGCTAAGTATTTTAGTAATACAGAAAAAGATACGGAATATTTTTTAGAAGTAGCTAAAAGAAAACATCTACTTTATACAGCAGGATCAGATTTTCATAATTATAAAGAATTTTACAGAGCTCATGGCCTTATAGGGGATGTATACTTAGATGAAAATGAAATATATAACTTTCTAATAAATGGGAAATTGAACAGATATATTTAA